In Subdoligranulum variabile, the genomic stretch GCCGCTGCGGATGCAGAACTGGTGGATGCGGCCGTCGCCCAGAATGTCGTGGCAGCGGCGCAGCACGCAGGCGTGGCTGAGCTGGGCGCCCAGGTAGTCGTCCCGCAGATCGGCGTGGGCATCAAAATGGACGATGTGCAGCTCGGGATACCGCGCCGCCACCGCCCGCACCGAGCCCAGCGTCACCAGATGCTCGCCGCCCAGCAGCAGCGGCAGCTTGCCGTCCCGCAGGATCTCCGCCGCCCGGGACTCAATATCCACCAGGGCGCTCTCGCTGCTGCCGAAGCAGAGCTCCAGGTCGCCGCTGTCGAAGATCTCGCAGTCGGTGAGGTCGGTGTTCTGGTAGGGGCTGTAGGTCTCGATGCCGTAGCTTTCGTGGCGGATGGCCGCCGGGCCGAACCGGGCGCCGGGCCGGTAGCTGGTGGTGGAATCATAGGGCGCGCCGAACAGCACGATCTGCGCCGTGCGGTAGGCGCTGTCGCACCCGATAAAGTTTTCAACATTGCGTGGCAGCATCAACGGTCCTCCACTTCCCGCAGCATCTCCTCCAGAAATGCCGGCAGATAGAATGCCCCGACGTGGAGCCGGGTGGTGTAATATCTTGTGCGCATGTTCAGCGCGTTCCAGGCCGCGGCGTCCAGATCATCGATGGGATGATACTTTTTGCTGGCAAAGCCGAACAGCCAGTAGCCCGCCGCAAAGGTGGGGATGTGGGCCTGGTACACCTTGCTGATGGGGAAGGTGCTGGCGATCCGCTTGTGGCTGCGCTGCATGGCGTTGGCGTCCTCGGCATAGAA encodes the following:
- the speB gene encoding agmatinase, producing the protein MLPRNVENFIGCDSAYRTAQIVLFGAPYDSTTSYRPGARFGPAAIRHESYGIETYSPYQNTDLTDCEIFDSGDLELCFGSSESALVDIESRAAEILRDGKLPLLLGGEHLVTLGSVRAVAARYPELHIVHFDAHADLRDDYLGAQLSHACVLRRCHDILGDGRIHQFCIRSGDREEFEFAARHTDLHKFDFTGLAELTQWLCETKVPVYLTIDLDCLDPSAFPGTGTPEAGGVSFLQLLDAIRTVTRANIVGADLNELAPTLDTTGVSTATACKTLRELLLALVHNRPHV